DNA from Salmo trutta chromosome 14, fSalTru1.1, whole genome shotgun sequence:
ttggtCGTGTGTTAAATGGAAATGCCtggcaacccaaaggttgcaaatTTGAATCTCATCAACTTTTCAACTACATATACTTTTTTTGTTGATCATTTGGAACTacatagcatgttagctaaccctcccctaaccgtaaccttaacccttttagctaacactTCACCTAGCCCTAAACTTaagccttttagctaacccttcccctaaccctttaacctaactcctaaacttaaccctaacccctaaaccgaattcctagccacctagctagaattcataacatatcatatgttttgaaaattcgtaacatattgaaCGTTTGGCAAATTCGTAAAACATATAACACATTTAGCAAAggtgtaacatattgtacgtttagcAAATTCCAgatttatttaaataataatacgAAATATTCTGAGACCAGGTAGATTTTTCTTGACATAATAAACGCTTATTAGTAGTAATCCCACAATACTTAAATTATTTATCGTATCTGAATAAGGAATCCCTTATCCAAATGTTGCACGTTGATCATGCTGAAGAAAAACAATAAAAAAGGACTGTCTCGCTCTATGTGGCCTAATCAGTTGGACTGTAGGCCTATGGACCTATTGATAGAATCGATATACACAGCAGTCAAACCTTCATTCTCCTGTTTCAGACATACTGGCGTCTTAAAGAACAATCATTATTGTCTTGAAGTCGAATAAATTAGCTGTTTAGTGATCTGACACGTTTGCGCAATTGTCTCCATGCACGTCTCCAAATGGGTCAATCTGTTTATGGAAGCGCGCTATTGCCCTCAAGTGTTTAATTTGCGTAATCGGAATGGTCAAGACTATTGCATTGATGTGTGTTGTATGCAGGTCAATTTGATAGATGGCCATTGTTATCGCTTTTGGGGCACATGTTTTTGTTTAGGAATGGGTTAGCGAGTGTCGCTTCCTGCGCTCATATGTAGGTGGGGTGTGCCCTCTGCTTGTGTCAGAGTATTTCAGCAGAAGAGAGAGCAGCATTTTGGAGACAGTCACACAGTGGTCCACAGCTGAACAAGTTCAGACAAACTGGTGGACTATACGTTTCATTAATCTTTTATTCTTTCTATATACCGCTATTCTCATGTGGATCTAAGTCCTAGACGTCTGCCTATTTAACCAGTGGATATTTTGCGCACATATTTCGCAAAGTGGAAAAATGCCTCGctctttcttggtcaaaaagTATTTCGCCAACAAAAAACCCAACTACAGTGAATTGGAGTGTCAAAATGGTGAGTAGCTTTACTTTATTTATTCCTTGTATGAAGCTGAATACATACATGTATAAAATATTACAGAATAGGAGACACCTGTTTTCTCTATTAGTGTTCCTTACAATAAACCTCTGGAAATATATTTCTTTACATAATCTTAAGTTTTTACAACTTTTCCCATTACAACCTTCTCCATGTTGGCAACCTTTATAAATGATACTTTCTCTCAGTTTTCAAGTAAGGCCCATTATAAAAGTTCCCCCTAAACTGTACAGAGCTACCATTCATGTTTCTACCCCACGTAAATATGTGGGAGGAAATGGCCCATGAAATCTCAGCTTTGCTGAAACTTATTTTTTGTGTGCGTAAAATGCTCTGGAGAAACTTGACAGTGGCAGTTGTTGCTTTACAAGTTGAAAATATGTTGCCTATCCAAATTtcatcatatatttttttattgtgttgtgttgttccaTTTACATTAATCGTATGTAAATGATGAAAACATCTTAGTATCTGACAACAGTGCTGTAAATGTACCTCTGTATTCTAACCCTTTCCCTCATTCCTCAGCCACCTCACTGGAGAGGTACCCACTAGCTGAGCTTCCAGCAGGGGACAACAACTCAGCTACCACCTGTTACACAGCGGGACTGGTATGGGACGTGAGCTTCCTTCCAGCCCTCTACGTCCCCACATTCCCCACTGATGCCTCTCCCACCCCTGGACCCCTGGACCTCAGCTCCCCCTCCAGTCTCAGCAGCAGTGCCAGTAGCAGTGGGGAGGAGGACGAGGGGCGCACCTCTGACCCTCCCAGCCCCGAACCCACAGATACCTACCACCCCCCTCAGCGCCCCAAACGCACCAGCATCAAGAGTCATGGGGCCCCAAACGAGGATGAGAGAGTGTCCCCAGTCACTGCAGCAAGGCCAGCCTTCTTCTGCAAGCACTGCCCTAAAGAGTACACCAGCCTGGGGGCTCTGAAGATGCACATTCGCTCACACACGCTACCTTGTGTCTGCCCCACCTGCGGGAAAGCCTTCTCCAGGCCCTGGCTGCTGCGAGGCCACATTCGCACCCACACTGGTAAGAACTCTGACACTTGCCATTTGGTATGACTTTGGTGGAAGGGAGGTTTGGTTACTCAGTTGATTGGATCATTATTACAGTGTAGTGGTAGACATGAGCACATGAAGAAGCCCTGTGGGCTTGTTGGTCATTGATCActcatagagtaccacagt
Protein-coding regions in this window:
- the LOC115207599 gene encoding protein snail homolog Sna, encoding MPRSFLVKKYFANKKPNYSELECQNATSLERYPLAELPAGDNNSATTCYTAGLVWDVSFLPALYVPTFPTDASPTPGPLDLSSPSSLSSSASSSGEEDEGRTSDPPSPEPTDTYHPPQRPKRTSIKSHGAPNEDERVSPVTAARPAFFCKHCPKEYTSLGALKMHIRSHTLPCVCPTCGKAFSRPWLLRGHIRTHTGERPFSCQHCNRAFADRSNLRAHLQTHAEVKKYQCGVCSRTFSRMSLLQKHSAASCCSSSTA